A genomic stretch from Orcinus orca chromosome 14, mOrcOrc1.1, whole genome shotgun sequence includes:
- the LOC101278229 gene encoding 60S ribosomal protein L21-like, which yields MTNTKGKRRGTRYMFSRPFRKHGVVPLVTNMRIYKKGDIVDIKGMGTVQKGMPHKCYHGKTAKVYNVTQHAVGIIVNKQVKGKILAKRINVRIEHIKHPKSRDSFLKRVKENDQKKKEAKEKGTWVPFSGYHPEKRTS from the coding sequence ATGACCAAcacaaagggaaagaggaggggcaCCCGCTACATGTTCTCTAGGCCTTTTAGAAAACATGGAGTTGTTCCTTTGGTCACAAACATGCGAATCTACAAGAAAGGTGATATTGTAGATATCAAGGGAATGGGCACTGTTCAAAAAGGAATGCCCCACAAATGTTACCATGGCAAAACTGCGAAAGTCTACAATGTTACCCAGCATGCTGTTGGCATCATTGTAAACAAACAAGTTAAGGGCAAGATTCTTGCCAAGAGAATTAATGTGCGTATCGAGCATATTAAGCACCCTAAGAGCCGAGATAGCTTCCTGAAACGGGTGaaggaaaatgatcagaaaaagaaggaagccaaAGAGAAAGGTACTTGGGTACCTTTCTCTGGGTACCACCCAGAGAAGCGCACTTCGTGA
- the SLC25A28 gene encoding mitoferrin-2 yields the protein MELEGRGAGGVAGGPAAGPGRSPGESALLDGWLQRGVGRGASGGEAGACRPPVRQDPDSGPDYEALPAGATVTTHMVAGAVAGILEHCVMYPIDCVKTRMQSLQPDPAARYRNVLEALWRIIRTEGLWRPMRGLNVTATGAGPAHALYFACYEKLKKTLSDVIHPGGNSHIANGAAGCVATLLHDAAMNPAEVVKQRMQMYNSPYHRVTDCVRAVWQNEGAGAFYRSYTTQLTMNVPFQAIHFMTYEFLQEHFNPQRRYNPSSHVLSGACAGAVAAAATTPLDVCKTLLNTQESLALNSNITGHITGMASAFRTVYQVGGVTAYFRGVQARVIYQIPSTAIAWSVYEFFKYLITKRQEEWRAAK from the exons ATGGAGTTGGAGGGGCGGGGTGCTGGCGGTGTGGCGGGGGGGCCGGCGGCTGGGCCGGGGCGGAGCCCCGGGGAGTCGGCGCTGCTGGACGGGTGGCTGCAGCGGGGCGTGGGCCGGGGGGCCAGCGGCGGGGAGGCCGGGGCCTGCAGGCCCCCGGTACGGCAGGATCCTGACTCCGGCCCGGACTACGAGGCGCTGCCGGCTGGAGCCACTGTCACCACGCACATGGTGGCGGGCGCCGTGGCAGGGATCCTGGAGCACTGCGTGATGTACCCCATCGACTGCGTCAAG ACTCGGATGCAGAGCCTACAGCCTGATCCAGCTGCCCGCTATCGCAACGTGTTGGAGGCCCTCTGGAGGATTATAAGAACAGAGGGGCTGTGGAGGCCCATGCGAGGCCTGAACGTCACAGCAACTGGCGCAGGGCCCGCCCACGCCCTCTATTTTGCCTgctatgaaaagttaaaaaagacaCTGAGTGATGTAATCCACCCTGGGGGCAATAGCCATATTGCCAATG GCGCGGCCGGGTGTGTGGCAACATTACTTCATGATGCAGCCATGAATCCAGCAGAAG TGGTGAAGCAGAGGATGCAAATGTACAACTCACCGTACCACCGGGTGACAGACTGTGTACGGGCAGTGTGGCAAAATGAAGGGGCCGGGGCCTTTTACCGCAGCTACACCACGCAGCTAACCATGAACGTTCCCTTCCAAGCCATTCATTTCATGACCTATGAATTCCTGCAGGAGCACTTTAACCCCCAGAGACGGTACAACCCCAGCTCCCATGTCctctccggagcctgtgcaggaGCTGTAGCTGCCGCTGCCACAACCCCACTGGACGTTTGCAAAACACTGCTCAACACCCAGGAATCCCTGGCTTTGAACTCAAACATTACAGGACACATCACAGGCATGGCTAGTGCCTTCAGGACGGTGTATCAAGTCGGCGGGGTGACCGCCTACTTCCGAGGGGTGCAGGCGAGAGTAATTTACCAGATCCCCTCCACAGCCATCGCATGGTCTGTGTATGAGTTCTTCAAATACCTAATCACTAAACGGCAAGAAGAGTGGAGGGCAGCCAAGTGA